A segment of the Candidatus Poribacteria bacterium genome:
CTAAAATAGCGAATAGCGAACCGCAGACCGCTTTTAGTTAATAGTTGTTGGTTAATAGTTTTTAGTTAAGAGCTGTCTTTTAAGAAGTAACAGTCAACTTGAGTTTGGAGTACTCAAAGAAGGCGTGAATTATTCACACGAACCTCTTAACCAACAACTAACTCCTAACATGTGCCTTCATTTTCAGATAGGCTTCGATGAATGCATCCAAAGCCCCATCTAATACAGCGTTAACGTTCCCGGTTTCGACGTTCGTGCGTAAATCCTTGACGCGTTGATACGGATGTAGCACGTAAGACCGGATTTGACTTCCAAAGTCAATATTGAGACGTTCGCTGCGCTGTTTTGAAAGTTCTGCTTCGCGTTCTGCCCTGTATTTTTCATGAAGGCGCGAACGGAGCAGTTTCATTGCGATCTCTCGGTTTTTGTGCTGAGAACGCTCGTTCTGGCACTGGACAATAATCCCAGTAGGCTTATGTGTAATCCGAACGGCTGAGTCTGTGACATTGACGTGCTGTCCACCTGCACCACTTGCCCGATAGAAGTCTATTCGGAGGTCTTCTGTTTGAATATCGACTTCGACAGAATCGTCGATTTCAGGCATAACGTCGATAGCAGCAAAAGAGGTATGTCGGCGTTTGTTGAAGTCGTAGGGGGACAATCGGACGAGCCTATGTACGCCGGATTCAGCCTGTAGGTAGCCGTAGGCTGAGGGACCTTTAACGAGGATGGTCGCGCTTTTGATACCGGCTTCATCTCCAGCGGCGAGATCGACGATCTCCGTCTGATAGCTACGTTGGTCGCACCAGCGGAGGTACATCCGCATCAGCATGCCTGCCCAGTCTTGTGCGTCAATGCCCCCTGCCCCAGAGTGTATGTTGAGAATTGCGTTATTCTCGTCAAACTCACCCGTTAGCATTAATTGGAGTTCCATCTGCTCAAGCTGACTTGCGATACCCTCTAATCCATCTGCAATTTCGGTATGTAGACTGGCATCGTTTTCTTCGCTCGCAAGTTCGAGTAGGATTTGGATGTCTTCAATTTTGAGATTGAGTGCTTCGTAAGCACCGATTTTATCTCGGAGGACAGAGATCCGTTGGTTAACTTCTTGGACCCGTTGGGTATTGCCCCAAAAATCTGGCGCGGCGGTTGCTTCTTCGAGTTCAGTTAATTCTTTTCGTTTTTCTGCCAGGTCAAAGATAACCTCCGATTTCTAAGAGGCGGGTATGCATCTCTTCAACCTGTGTTTGTAAATCTACAAGCATGTTGCTCCTCGTGAGTCGTTAGGCATCTCTACGGCGGAATCGGAGGACGATTTGACTGCCGAACCATCCAATACAGATGATTGCGCAAAGCATCGGAAACCAATCGCCATAGCGAGTATAAAGTGTATATTTATGCGCTGAAGATGAAAGAAGTGGAACGGATGCCATAACTACCTGTTGCGTCGTGCCTGGTGTTATTGAAGGAGTTGTTATCCTACCGAACCGATCTACGACGCATGTAAATCCACCATTCGCACAACGGAATACCGTGATTCGGTTCTCAACGGCGCGAAAGGGTGCCATCGACAAGTGCAGTTCAGGGAAAGCGGTTCCTTTGAACCAAGCATCGTTTGTGAAGATTCCCATCACTTGCGCGCCTTTTTGGACGGGTCTACGAAATTCGTCTGGAAATACCGACTCAAAACAGATCGAAGCACCAATTTCTATTTTTTCATCTCCTGTATTGTTTTTAACGTTAAACACCGGTAAAAGGTTTACTGATTTTCCGTGAGCGAAGGGTTTAAATTGGATGAAGTTCGGAATGAAGTCAGGGAGAAGATCTGTGAGTGGCACATATTCGCCAAATGGAACGAGGTGCATCTTCGCGTATCCGCCGGCTATCTTTCCATCTGGGGCTATTGACAAAACTCGGTTGTATATGTTGGCATCCTTCTCTTTCTCTGTAGCGCGTCTGTAAAACTTACCTATTGTCTCATGTGTTTCGTCGCCTTCACTGGCTGTCCCGATGAGTATTGGGGTTGCTATATCGCGAAGCATTAGGAGGAATCTTCTATAGTAGGTGGGCCACTCGCCTGTCAGTGCTTCGCTTCTTATGGCTGTTTCGGGCCACACAATGAGATCCGGATTTTCCTGACCTGCTATATGTGTTAGGTTGATATAGCGTTGCAATATCTGTGGAAATTGACGGATATCCCATTTCTCAAGTTGTGAGATATTGCCGGGGATGAGTGCGATGTTTAAAGTTTGGGAGGTTTCAGAAGCAGTGATGTCCGAATCTCTGTCTATAGAGGATGCATCTCGGAGTTGAAAGGCACCGTAACCAAAGCAGAGCAGCGTCAAAATTAGCGGTAGAACTAAGGCGGGTATCTCCTGTCGCCACCGATGGCGGTTACAAAGCATCGTGGCAATACCGGCGTTGAAAAACACGATAACGAAACTGATGCCGTGTACACCAACAAGCGAAGCGATTTGTATGCCAAGTGGGTTGTTCCATTGCGAGTAACCGATGCTGCCCCAAGGGAATCCTGTCATTAACCAACTCCGCACCCATTCGAGTGCCGTCCAGATAGCGGCTGCTGCGACTGGAAACAGTAGACCCGAACGCCACGGCACGATTCGCATCAGGACCGGAAAAACAGCGAAGTAGAGGGCAGTGTAACCCACGAGGAGCAGGTAACCGACCATCGTGGCGAAGATGTTCGCATACGGGTAGAGAAGAGCAATAGCGGTAAGCAATCCGCCGAAGAATAGAAAACCCGTGAGGTAACCGATCCAGAAAGCCGATTTTCCATTCGCGGTATCCCTGAAGGCGATGAAAAATGGTACAAGCGCAACCCAAGCGAACGGGAAAAGGTTGGCATTGGGGAAACTGAGAAATAGCAGGATTGCTGAGAGTGCCGCCAGCATCCAGGGCTGATGACGTTTCAGAAAGTTTTCCGTGGGAGTGTCCTCCATTAAGTGGCGGTTCGCGATTCGCGGTTTGCTATTAAAAAAGATCTGTTTTCAGCAAATGGGAGACTTTGATAAATACAATGCGTTCAGTGTCTCCTTCGACATCACGGTTGTCATTGTAGACGATAAAGAAATTGCTTTCAGGACGATATTCATAAGCAAAGAGTGCGAAGACTCGGCGTTCTTCTTCGATGGTAAATTCCGCACTTGCCCTTGCGTACATACGCTGTGCGAACTGGTAATTCACGACCAAACGTTGCGTCCATTCCGTCAGCTGCCATACTGTTGCATCTGGTTCCCTTTCATGGAGTCTTTGCAAAATGAGCTCAAAACTGAGTTTGGCAGTTGGTCGGATGGTAATTTCCGGTCGGATAAAGAAGATGTTTTTGTCATTACGTAGACCGAAGTTACCGGTGTTTCGGATTTGCACGTATTTCGGTGGAAACCATCCGACGAAGAAACGGGCGGTTCTGTCCTCATAGAGTTGGTCATCGTCGTCGTCAATGTGATTGTACCATTCAGGTCCGATAAGGAAAAAGAAATCGTAGATCCCGAAAAGTCCACTAAAACCCGCCCTGTGATTCGTGAGTTCGCCTGCGTGGTTGACGAGGCGTTCGTATTCGACTTCACCGCGAAGTCTTTCAACAGCACCTTTGTATTGTTTGTTATAGCGGCTTCTGATAATCACGCCACGTCTATCTACGCGTGGGACGAAACCGGTTTCGGGATTAAAATGCTCACCGATGTCTGCATAGATAGCATCTATTGAGAACACATTCGTCCGTCGTGCGAGTTGCACAAAGATAAGATCGTCAGCAGTGCTCTCTGGCATGTCGAGTCCACCGGCTTTCCATTCTCTTGCGTATTCCAGATTAAGGCTTGTAGCAGCAGGGAGTTGAATGCGTGCGTCAAGTCCTCCCGCTCGGTCATACGTGCCACCGCGTTGTTTGTTAACGCCTAAGAACCCGACAGATGACGTTTTGCCGACTTCTCGTTGCAATCGAAGAACGGAGTAGTTATAGTCAGCGAGTGGCAGTTCGCCAGTGTCTACCTCTTTCTCTGAGTCTTCTGGTCCCGCGACGGCACCCATGAAAGCGATGTTGTATTTGTTGTATTTTCCAATAACTTTTCCACCACCGAGTAAGTTTTCAACCCGTCGGCTGTAGAATAGATCCAGAGGCATCTGAAAGAGTTCGTTGCCTTCAAGGAAAAATGGGCGTTTTTCTGGGAAACGCAGCGGGATGTCCGTAAGGTTTACGAGATCCGGATCCGCCTCAATTTGCGCGAAGTCTGGATTTAAGGTCAAATCAATTGTGAAGTCTGCGATGGGGTACCGAAGGTCTAACCCAGCGTCTGGTTGCAGTGCGGTGGTTGTTTCACCTTCAACGGGGTGCCGCACTTGTGGTCTGAGCGTGGCGTAAGGTTTGAACTTCACGGGTCGTTTTGTAACGAGATCTGCAATTGGTAAGTCGGTGAGTTGCTCGAATCTTGACACAGCATATTGGCGTTCTCCGATATCTGCCCACGTCTGTTCTTCTGCTGGGACTTCATCGTTGCGCCAGAAGTTGATGCCCCAAGTTGCCGTGTCCATCCCTTTTGGGAATCGGAGTTCGGCAAACGGGATAGCGAATTCTGCTGTCCACTTATCTGTTTCTTCGCTGGCTTGACCTTGCCAATCGCAATCCCACGAAATGGCGGTACCAATCATAGACTGCCCCGTGCGCCGATTTGACCCCTCATTAATGAGTCTCCGATCGGTTTGTGTCCCGAGAGGGTTCAAGGCAAAGGCGTAGCAGTTCCTGCCATCAAGGAAGGTGTCGATGAGGACCTCGACCTGGTCATCGGAGAAGAAAAAGGAATCGCGTCGTGTTAGGTTCGCAGCGAGCCGACTCATGTCGGTTTTGAAACATTCAAATGCGATATAGAGATTATTCGCATCGTAGGCAACGTAGATGGTGGTTGGCTGCGTTGCAAGTTCTCCACGCTGCGGTTCAAATTGGAGCAATTCACCAGTCTTGGCACTCTTTTGCCAGCAGCGGTCATCCAATTTTCCATCGATTTTTGGAGGTGTTTCAATACGGACGGCTTTAATCGTTCGGTTCGTCTGGATTTCGGGGACATCATTATTTGTGTCAGCAGGCGATACCCGAAGATTCCACAAACAGAGGACGAGGTAGGCTGCTAATATTAGATATGGGCGGGCAAGTCGTGCCCTAATTGTTCGCATTGGTTTATGTCTTGAGTGCCTCCTTTTGCTATCGGTCTATTTTACGATTTTAGCAGAGAATGGTTTTTCTGTCAAGGCGAAAAAGTGAGCGTTTATCTTCATTTTAGGCAGAAACCCTTCGAGTGAAAAGCACTTTTCGGTATTCTGTGCTAATCTTCTGATCTGCCGATGTAAACCGAATTAAATGGATTTGCGTTTCTATAGCCAATTGCGTTATCATATTAAGTGTTGAACGCGTAAAAATAAAATTAAACAAAGAGGAGCTATAGTTCAGTGGGCTGTTTTAGACGCAAAATCTTCATATTACTTTTATTGACTGCCATTTTTCTGCCAGTCGCCGCATTGGCTGGACCTGGACGGACAGGTGCGCAAATCTTGAACCTTGGCGGCGGGGCACGGGCACGGGCACTCGGAGATGCTTTTTCTGCGATGTCTGGTGATGTGACGACATCGCTCTGGAATCCGAGTGGGCTTGCCGATATGCCTGAGAGCAAACTCCGCTCCGGCAAGGAAGCCGGGCAAGCCTCAATGTTTTATACCGATTACAGCGCGCCTTTCGGAGAGGCAGGCGAAGGCTTATACTATACTTTTATCTCTGGTGCGATGCCTCTCGGAGATATTGGAACTGTCGGGGCAACCCTCCAGATGCAAGGACAGGGGACGATCGCGGTGACATCCGACTCTCCTGACGTTCTGCGTGAGGAGAGTCTCGGCACGAACTTCGCTTTGACATTCTCTTATGCCGATCGGATTACGGAATCCTTATCGGCAGGTATCAACGGCAAGATGATTCGGATGGTCCTTGGCCGCGAAAGCGGCACCTCTTATGCTGTGGATCTCGGTATGCAATACCTCCTTCCTTTCGATCTTATACCCACAACGGTCGGTGCCGCAATCCAGAACGTCGGCCCGGGTATCTCTTTTATTGACGAGAACCAAGCGGATCCATTACCTCGATTTTTACGGCTCGGGACTTCAATGAGTCTCTACCAAGATAGGTATAATCACCTCCGCCTTGTGAGTGGTATTACAGCGTATATTGATAAGTTGACAGAAGATGAACATGAATTAGCTGTAGACTTGGACCGGCTTAACGCTGAAAGAGAAGAGAAACTCACGTCGGAGCAGTTGCTTTCCGATCGCGGCGTCGGTATCCGGGCGTTTGAATGGCGACATCTTCAAAAAAATCTCGGTTTGGAGTACTGGCTCGGTGGTATATTGGCATTACGGGTCGGCTACAAATCTGAACCCGGCATTCACTTGCCAGATTGGACAGATCACATTACCGCCGGTATCGGGGTCCAGGTCTATCTATTCAATATCGACTTTACAATCGGACCGAGTTTTGGTCCAAGCCGCGCGCGACTCTATGAAACCACTGCGATGTTCATCTTTTAGAAGGGGTACGATAAAAATTGAAGTTCAACACCTATATTCTAACGATCCTGCTAATATTCAGTCTGTCGTCTGGTGTCTGTTTAGCATTTGAAAGTTCCAATGCGCCATTGTTCACGGCTTTCTATTTGGATTCCGCGCTCGGTACGCGTACACTCGCCAATCAATCTGCTGTTACTATGGAGGCGACACAGGGGTTACAACCGCGGAAGTCTCCGAACGAAGCGTTCCTCTATTCACTCATCGTTCCCGGCATGGGTCAACTCTACACCGGTGCCAAGCGCGGCTATGTTTATATAGCTGCGGAGGTAGGACTGCTCGCAACCTACTTTGTTCTCCGAAACACTGCCACAAACACGCGCGAGGATTATCGCGATCTCGTCAGACAGCATGTAATCTTTGACGGTCCTGGCTCCTTTGAGGATTGGGACCCGATTGAAGATTTTGAACACGCCACGCAATATGAGAATTGGGACCACGTTTACGATTCAGAGGAGACTCGGAAGCGCACTGGCAAATGGTACTGGGACGATGCGAGATCCTTTAAAGACGAAGCCGACGTAGACATCGAATTTGATTCGCCGAATCGTTTGGCGGCTTTCGACTTACGGCAGCAAGCCAACGACACCTTTCAACTTGCCCGTACAGTGTTAGGCATGGCGATCCTCAACCACGTCGTCAGTGCTGTAGAAGCACGCATTACAACGAAACGTTTCAATACGCGCTTGCAAAATTCGCTAACACAGGCAGAAACAGGAACATTTAAGATAGATGTACAAACTGACACATCAACGGGAACACTCGCCGGGGTGCTGGTCCTGCGAAAAAGATTTTAAAAGGAGAAACCTATGCCATCAGAGATACCACAACTTTTAGAAGATCTCAATTCGGTTACTGCGATTCCTATTATTCCTTTCAAAAATGACAAAATTGATTACATTGGGCATGCGAAAAATATTGACTATTTGATGCGCAATAACTACCTCGACCAAGGACGAAAGCGCGTCATCGCTATTGCTGGAACAAGTCTCATCCATCACATTAGTGAAACAGAGCAGCTCCGATTGATTGACAAAACCGGACAGCAAATAGGAGATGACGGTATCCTCATGTCTGGCATTGTCCCGAATCCTATCCGCCAAGCCGGTCAACTCATCGAAGCACAGAGCGAACTCCAAAGACCACCGGATGTGTATCTGCTCATGCCGTTAACGGGTGTCTCGAATCCAGAAGGGATTTATGAAGAGTACATGAAACTCGGTGAGACGTATGGCGCTGCTTGTGGTGCGCGTTTTCTCTATTATTTCCGTCAGAAACGCGATCTCTCCGCCGTTATCCGCCTACTCAACGATTCTCCGCACTTCGTCGGGGTAAAGATTGGAACGGGTGAAGAAGATGTGGAAGCACTCGTAGAAGGTGTTGGCGACAGTGGGA
Coding sequences within it:
- a CDS encoding dihydrodipicolinate synthase family protein, which gives rise to MPSEIPQLLEDLNSVTAIPIIPFKNDKIDYIGHAKNIDYLMRNNYLDQGRKRVIAIAGTSLIHHISETEQLRLIDKTGQQIGDDGILMSGIVPNPIRQAGQLIEAQSELQRPPDVYLLMPLTGVSNPEGIYEEYMKLGETYGAACGARFLYYFRQKRDLSAVIRLLNDSPHFVGVKIGTGEEDVEALVEGVGDSGIVMWGIGDRCTRPAQLGTKGHTSGIAVAFARASDEINNAQRRGDYETSARIEADIAPLEEIRFMNERVYNYSAVVEAMLLSGFNDIEAGAGGPFNPRVPSEIQEQLRKVMPDLKPYH
- a CDS encoding DUF5683 domain-containing protein, yielding MKFNTYILTILLIFSLSSGVCLAFESSNAPLFTAFYLDSALGTRTLANQSAVTMEATQGLQPRKSPNEAFLYSLIVPGMGQLYTGAKRGYVYIAAEVGLLATYFVLRNTATNTREDYRDLVRQHVIFDGPGSFEDWDPIEDFEHATQYENWDHVYDSEETRKRTGKWYWDDARSFKDEADVDIEFDSPNRLAAFDLRQQANDTFQLARTVLGMAILNHVVSAVEARITTKRFNTRLQNSLTQAETGTFKIDVQTDTSTGTLAGVLVLRKRF
- the lnt gene encoding apolipoprotein N-acyltransferase, whose protein sequence is MEDTPTENFLKRHQPWMLAALSAILLFLSFPNANLFPFAWVALVPFFIAFRDTANGKSAFWIGYLTGFLFFGGLLTAIALLYPYANIFATMVGYLLLVGYTALYFAVFPVLMRIVPWRSGLLFPVAAAAIWTALEWVRSWLMTGFPWGSIGYSQWNNPLGIQIASLVGVHGISFVIVFFNAGIATMLCNRHRWRQEIPALVLPLILTLLCFGYGAFQLRDASSIDRDSDITASETSQTLNIALIPGNISQLEKWDIRQFPQILQRYINLTHIAGQENPDLIVWPETAIRSEALTGEWPTYYRRFLLMLRDIATPILIGTASEGDETHETIGKFYRRATEKEKDANIYNRVLSIAPDGKIAGGYAKMHLVPFGEYVPLTDLLPDFIPNFIQFKPFAHGKSVNLLPVFNVKNNTGDEKIEIGASICFESVFPDEFRRPVQKGAQVMGIFTNDAWFKGTAFPELHLSMAPFRAVENRITVFRCANGGFTCVVDRFGRITTPSITPGTTQQVVMASVPLLSSSAHKYTLYTRYGDWFPMLCAIICIGWFGSQIVLRFRRRDA
- the prfB gene encoding peptide chain release factor 2 (programmed frameshift) translates to MLVDLQTQVEEMHTRLLEIGGYLDLAEKRKELTELEEATAAPDFWGNTQRVQEVNQRISVLRDKIGAYEALNLKIEDIQILLELASEENDASLHTEIADGLEGIASQLEQMELQLMLTGEFDENNAILNIHSGAGGIDAQDWAGMLMRMYLRWCDQRSYQTEIVDLAAGDEAGIKSATILVKGPSAYGYLQAESGVHRLVRLSPYDFNKRRHTSFAAIDVMPEIDDSVEVDIQTEDLRIDFYRASGAGGQHVNVTDSAVRITHKPTGIIVQCQNERSQHKNREIAMKLLRSRLHEKYRAEREAELSKQRSERLNIDFGSQIRSYVLHPYQRVKDLRTNVETGNVNAVLDGALDAFIEAYLKMKAHVRS
- a CDS encoding PorV/PorQ family protein, which encodes MGCFRRKIFILLLLTAIFLPVAALAGPGRTGAQILNLGGGARARALGDAFSAMSGDVTTSLWNPSGLADMPESKLRSGKEAGQASMFYTDYSAPFGEAGEGLYYTFISGAMPLGDIGTVGATLQMQGQGTIAVTSDSPDVLREESLGTNFALTFSYADRITESLSAGINGKMIRMVLGRESGTSYAVDLGMQYLLPFDLIPTTVGAAIQNVGPGISFIDENQADPLPRFLRLGTSMSLYQDRYNHLRLVSGITAYIDKLTEDEHELAVDLDRLNAEREEKLTSEQLLSDRGVGIRAFEWRHLQKNLGLEYWLGGILALRVGYKSEPGIHLPDWTDHITAGIGVQVYLFNIDFTIGPSFGPSRARLYETTAMFIF
- a CDS encoding DUF5916 domain-containing protein — translated: MRTIRARLARPYLILAAYLVLCLWNLRVSPADTNNDVPEIQTNRTIKAVRIETPPKIDGKLDDRCWQKSAKTGELLQFEPQRGELATQPTTIYVAYDANNLYIAFECFKTDMSRLAANLTRRDSFFFSDDQVEVLIDTFLDGRNCYAFALNPLGTQTDRRLINEGSNRRTGQSMIGTAISWDCDWQGQASEETDKWTAEFAIPFAELRFPKGMDTATWGINFWRNDEVPAEEQTWADIGERQYAVSRFEQLTDLPIADLVTKRPVKFKPYATLRPQVRHPVEGETTTALQPDAGLDLRYPIADFTIDLTLNPDFAQIEADPDLVNLTDIPLRFPEKRPFFLEGNELFQMPLDLFYSRRVENLLGGGKVIGKYNKYNIAFMGAVAGPEDSEKEVDTGELPLADYNYSVLRLQREVGKTSSVGFLGVNKQRGGTYDRAGGLDARIQLPAATSLNLEYAREWKAGGLDMPESTADDLIFVQLARRTNVFSIDAIYADIGEHFNPETGFVPRVDRRGVIIRSRYNKQYKGAVERLRGEVEYERLVNHAGELTNHRAGFSGLFGIYDFFFLIGPEWYNHIDDDDDQLYEDRTARFFVGWFPPKYVQIRNTGNFGLRNDKNIFFIRPEITIRPTAKLSFELILQRLHEREPDATVWQLTEWTQRLVVNYQFAQRMYARASAEFTIEEERRVFALFAYEYRPESNFFIVYNDNRDVEGDTERIVFIKVSHLLKTDLF